ACCGCGTCGCCCTCGCTGCCCGCCCGGATCTCACCGGTCACGGTGTTGCCGTCGCCGTCCATCGCGGCATAGGTCCACAGGGTGGAGGTCATCGGATCAGCTCCTGGATACCGGTCGGGTCCACGCAGCGAGCCAGTGCCGTTTCGCGGGTCACGAGACCGCGTCGCAGCAGCGTCGCAAGGCTTCGATCCATCGACTGCATCCCGTGGGCCGCGCCGGTGTCGATCGCGGCGCCGATCTGGTGGACCTTGCCTTCGCGGATCAGGCTCGACACGCCGGTCGACGCGGTCAGCACCTCGGTGGCGAGGACTCGACCACCCGTCGCGGCGGGAACCAGTTGCTGGCTGACGACACCGATC
This is a stretch of genomic DNA from Acidimicrobiales bacterium. It encodes these proteins:
- a CDS encoding type IV pili twitching motility protein PilT, which produces ETGHLVLATLHSRTAQGAVSRIVESFGEGSQNFVRAQLADALIGVVSQQLVPAATGGRVLATEVLTASTGVSSLIREGKVHQIGAAIDTGAAHGMQSMDRSLATLLRRGLVTRETALARCVDPTGIQELIR